GCCGGCTGATGGAGCCGCTGCGCCACCGCGATTTGCTCGACCGGGTGGTGAATGATCTGGCCCATGACATGGTGCGCGCGCTCGAGGCGCGGGGGGAGGGCGCGCGGCGGCTCGAACTGGCGCTGTGGCGGGTCGATGGCGAGGTGCTGATGCGCCGCATCGAGCTTGCCGCTCCCACCCGTGAGCCCACGCACATCACCCGGCTGTTTGCCGCGCGGCTCGACGATGTCGAAGCCGGGTTCGGGATCGAGATGCTGCAATTGCGCAGCCCCTGGAGCGAGCCGGTCAGCGCTTCGCAGGCCGATCTCGATGCTGCCGCCGAGAACCACGGCACCGCACTTGCCGCCTGCATCGACCGCCTGACCGTGCGGCTTGGGGTCAAGGCGGTCACCCGCCCGGTCGCCCGCGCCAGCCACATCCCGGAGCGCGCGCAAGGCTGGCAACCCCCGCTCACCCCGGTGCCGCCGATGCAGAACACGCTCGCCTTCCACACCCGTCCCTTGAAGCTGCTCGACCGGCCCGAGCCGATCGCGGTGCTCTATGCCTCGCCCGACGGCATTCCCCAGCGCTTCCGCTGGCGAGGGGAGGTGCGCGAGGTTGTGCGCGTCGAAGGGCCGGAGCGGATCGCGCCCGAATGGTGGCGCGAACGCTCCACGGCGCGGCTGCGCGACTATTACCGGATCGAGGACGAGGCGGGACGCCGTTACTGGATCTATCGTCAGGGGATCATCGGCGATGGACGCGGCGGGATGCCGGACTGGTTCCTGCAAGGCCTTTATGCCTAACGCCTCTTTACCGCCTTGCTTAGCTTTCCTTTACGGATTTGTGCGATGCTTGCAGCATGAACCTCGACTCGATCTCGCGTTCCTCCGATCGTCGGCCGATGAGCCTGACAGTGAAAAGCCGCGTGCGTTCGCGCGTGGTCTTTGTCGATCTGCTCGACCTCTCCGAAGGGGGCTGCAAGATCCGCGGGAAAGCCGGGTTTGCCGAAGTCGGTGACCGGGTGACCATGAAGGTCAACGGGATCAACGCCCCGCTCGGTTCGGTCGCCTGGGTTGAAGGCTCGGTCGCCGGCGTCGCTTTCGAAGGTGCGATGCATCCGGCGGTGATCGACTATCTGTGCGACCAGCACGACGAGCGCGATTCCGGCCCGAGACTGCGCCGCGTCATCTGATCCCTCGCGCTTGCAAGCTTTGCATTAGGCAGAAGGGTTTCTGGAACATATAAGGAACACGAAAGGTGTTCCCCAAGTTCCCATGGCCCAGCAAACCCTCCGCCAGAAGCTCGAAATCCTCGCCGATGCAGCGAAGTATGATGCGTCCTGCGCGTCATCCGGAACGGCGAAGAAGAACTCGCTGGGCGGAAAAGGCGTGGGTTCGACCGAGGGGATGGGCATTTGCCATGCCTACGCGCCGGATGGGCGCTGCATCTCGCTGCTCAAGATCCTGCTGACCAACCACTGCATCTTCGACTGCCACTACTGCATCAACCGCAAGAGCTCGAACGTGATGCGAGCCCGGTTCACGCCGCAGGAGGTGGTCGACCTCACGCTCAATTTCTACCGCCGCAATTATATCGAGGGGCTGTTCCTGTCCTCGGGCATCGTCAAGAGCGCCAATCATACGATGGAGCAACTGGTCGAGGTCGCGCGAATTCTGCGCGAAGAGCACGATTTTCGCGGCTATATCCACCTCAAGACCATTCCCGAGGCCGATGCCGAGGTGATCCATCAGGCCGGGCTTTATGCCGACCGCGTCTCGATCAATGTCGAACTGCCCACCACGGCCGGGCTGACCCGTCTCGCGCCCGACAAGAATGCGGGCCAGATCGAGGGCGCGATGGGGCGGACCAAGGCGCGGATCATCGAGGCCAAGGATGAAAGGAAGCGCTTTCGCCATGCCCCCCGCTTTGCACCGGCGGGCCAGTCCACCCAGATGATTGTCGGCGCGGACGATGCCTCGGATAGCGCGATCATTGGCAAGGCGAGCCGGCTCTACGGCGATTTCGGGCTGCGGCGCGTCTATTACAGCGCCTTCTCGCCGATCCCCGATGCCTCTGCGGTGCTGCCGCTGAAGCGCCCGCCACTGCTGCGCGAGCACCGCCTGTACCAATCCGACTGGTTGATGCGCTTCTATGGCTTTGCCCCGCAGGAGGTGGCCGACGCTGCGGAGGCGGATGGTAACCTGCCGCTCGACATTGACCCCAAGCTCGCCTGGGCACTGAAATTCCGCGAGAGCTTTCCGGTCGATGTGAACCGCGCACCAAGGGAAATGCTGCTGCGGGTGCCGGGGCTGGGAACCAAGGCGGTGGCGCGCATCCTTGCTTCGCGTCGACACCGGACGTTGCGTCTGGATGATATCGCGCTGCTGACCGCTTCGATCACCAAGGTGCGCCCCTTCATCTGCGCGCTCGACTGGCGGCCCACGCTGCTCACCGACCGCGCCGATCTGCGCGGCCTGATCGTTCCCAAGCAGGAACAGCTGGAGCTGTTCTGATGACAGCGATGCAGCATGTCTCCCTCGGCGCGCATTATGCCGTCCATCTGCCTGCGCCTGACGATTTCGCCTTCTGGCGCGAGCGGGCACGCGGGTTGATCCGGTGCGACGTGCCACCTGACCGGGTTTCGTGGATCGAGCCGGGCGGGACAGGCGATTTGTTCGCGTCCGATGGCCCAGCGCGCAGCGACAAGCGCCTGCCCGCGCCGCGCGCCGATGCGCCGCCGGTGCGTGCCAGCCAGCGCTTTCTCACCATTGCCCGCAGCGCCGCGCTGCACAGCGATCCTGCGCGTTTCGGGTTGCTCTATCAGGTGCTCTGGCGGCTCCAGCGCAATCCCCGTCTGATGGAGGACAAGGCCGATCCCGAGGTCCGCCGGATCGAGGAACTCGCCAAATCGGTGCGGCGCGATGCCCACAAGATGCACGCTTTTGTCCGCTTCCGCGAGGTTCAGGAGGAGGACGGCACCCCGCACTTCGTCGCCTGGTTCGAGCCCGATCACCATATCGTCCGCGCCGAAGCGAGCTTCTTCATGCGCCGCTTCGCCAATATGCGCTGGTCGATTCTCACTCCGCGCGGGACGATCCACTGGGACGGCGAGACCATGCGCGAAGGCCCGCCCGCGCGCCGCGAGGATGCGCCGGGAGACGATCCGGTCGAGGATCTGTGGCGCTCCTACTACGCCTCGATCTTCAATCCGGCGCGGCTGAAGGTCGGCGCGATGCTGTCGGAAATGCCGAAGAAGTACTGGAAGAACCTGCCCGAGGCCGAGCTGATCCCGCAGCTGATCGCAGGCGCGCAGGCACGCGAGGCGGCGATGGTGGCAGCAGGCGCGCGGGCCGAACGGGCGCGGCCTGCGAGCCTCGCC
This DNA window, taken from Porphyrobacter sp. ULC335, encodes the following:
- a CDS encoding putative DNA modification/repair radical SAM protein, producing the protein MAQQTLRQKLEILADAAKYDASCASSGTAKKNSLGGKGVGSTEGMGICHAYAPDGRCISLLKILLTNHCIFDCHYCINRKSSNVMRARFTPQEVVDLTLNFYRRNYIEGLFLSSGIVKSANHTMEQLVEVARILREEHDFRGYIHLKTIPEADAEVIHQAGLYADRVSINVELPTTAGLTRLAPDKNAGQIEGAMGRTKARIIEAKDERKRFRHAPRFAPAGQSTQMIVGADDASDSAIIGKASRLYGDFGLRRVYYSAFSPIPDASAVLPLKRPPLLREHRLYQSDWLMRFYGFAPQEVADAAEADGNLPLDIDPKLAWALKFRESFPVDVNRAPREMLLRVPGLGTKAVARILASRRHRTLRLDDIALLTASITKVRPFICALDWRPTLLTDRADLRGLIVPKQEQLELF
- a CDS encoding UdgX family uracil-DNA binding protein (This protein belongs to the uracil DNA glycosylase superfamily, members of which act in excision repair of DNA. However, it belongs more specifically to UdgX branch, whose founding member was found to bind uracil in DNA (where it does not belong), without cleaving it, appears to promote DNA repair by a pathway involving RecA, rather than base excision.) gives rise to the protein MTAMQHVSLGAHYAVHLPAPDDFAFWRERARGLIRCDVPPDRVSWIEPGGTGDLFASDGPARSDKRLPAPRADAPPVRASQRFLTIARSAALHSDPARFGLLYQVLWRLQRNPRLMEDKADPEVRRIEELAKSVRRDAHKMHAFVRFREVQEEDGTPHFVAWFEPDHHIVRAEASFFMRRFANMRWSILTPRGTIHWDGETMREGPPARREDAPGDDPVEDLWRSYYASIFNPARLKVGAMLSEMPKKYWKNLPEAELIPQLIAGAQAREAAMVAAGARAERARPASLAEIAQSITACRDCPIADCGTRAVMGEGAPGAPLMIVGEQPGDQEDLAGRVFVGPAGQLLDQHLIQAGIDRRTAYVTNAVKHFKFTWKGKHRLHQSPGAKEIDTCRWWLEAERQIVRPRIVLALGASAARGLLGRTVSITRERGRAIMLDAATELWVTAHPSYLLRLDGAAREQQAALFAADLAAVRERLAELTG
- a CDS encoding PilZ domain-containing protein codes for the protein MNLDSISRSSDRRPMSLTVKSRVRSRVVFVDLLDLSEGGCKIRGKAGFAEVGDRVTMKVNGINAPLGSVAWVEGSVAGVAFEGAMHPAVIDYLCDQHDERDSGPRLRRVI
- a CDS encoding DNA polymerase Y family protein, translated to MHGPRIAAVNDAGLAAGARAGMLLADARALCPQLVAVPADPAGDLANLEKLALWAQRWGPWSALDPPDGLLVDVTGVAHLFGGEAQLIADVTRAFAQRGLAARAALAPTAGAAWALAHYARAGAILDPGDDPLRLLGDLPVAALRLDDDVLTVLRRLGIKRLGELAGVSGTGDDPAQEAAARDALRRRFRNHRSPAANPLLRLDQLLGRVPEPLLPVIARPMPLVQRRLMEPLRHRDLLDRVVNDLAHDMVRALEARGEGARRLELALWRVDGEVLMRRIELAAPTREPTHITRLFAARLDDVEAGFGIEMLQLRSPWSEPVSASQADLDAAAENHGTALAACIDRLTVRLGVKAVTRPVARASHIPERAQGWQPPLTPVPPMQNTLAFHTRPLKLLDRPEPIAVLYASPDGIPQRFRWRGEVREVVRVEGPERIAPEWWRERSTARLRDYYRIEDEAGRRYWIYRQGIIGDGRGGMPDWFLQGLYA